A window of Sphingobacterium sp. SRCM116780 contains these coding sequences:
- the wecB gene encoding non-hydrolyzing UDP-N-acetylglucosamine 2-epimerase, with amino-acid sequence MKKLKVMTVVGTRPEIIRLSRVLTALDASEAIEHVIVHTGQNYDYELNQIFFEDLGLRKPDYFLEAAGKTATETVGNILIKIDPLLEKLKPDAFLVLGDTNSCLCAIPAKKRHIPIFHMEAGNRCFDQRVPEETNRKIVDHTSDINLTYSDIAREYLLREGLPADRIIKTGSPMFEVLNHYLPEINASKVLEKLNLEKGKFFVISSHREENINSEKNFRGLMTSLNAIAEKYQYPIIVSTHPRTQNMIDKMQIEMRSEIQFLKPLGFHDYNALQKDAYAVLSDSGTISEESSILNFRALNIRQAHERPEAMEEASVMMVGLSPERILQGLTQVLQQEVGTHRNFRSVADYSMPNVSQKVVRIIISYTDYIKRTVWSEEI; translated from the coding sequence ATGAAAAAATTAAAAGTAATGACAGTCGTGGGTACACGACCAGAAATTATCAGATTATCACGGGTATTAACAGCTTTAGATGCTTCCGAAGCAATCGAACATGTTATTGTCCATACAGGTCAAAATTACGATTACGAATTAAATCAAATCTTTTTCGAGGATCTAGGTTTACGTAAACCAGATTATTTTTTAGAGGCGGCAGGTAAGACAGCGACAGAAACTGTTGGAAATATTTTGATTAAAATAGACCCCTTATTGGAAAAATTGAAACCAGATGCCTTCTTGGTACTAGGAGATACCAATTCATGTTTATGTGCAATTCCTGCAAAAAAACGTCATATTCCAATTTTTCATATGGAAGCTGGTAATAGATGTTTTGACCAGCGTGTTCCAGAAGAAACCAATCGCAAGATTGTCGATCATACTTCAGATATCAATTTAACATATTCTGATATCGCGCGTGAATATTTATTGCGAGAGGGGTTGCCGGCAGATCGAATTATCAAAACAGGCTCGCCAATGTTTGAAGTCTTGAATCATTATTTACCAGAGATCAATGCTTCAAAAGTATTAGAAAAATTGAACCTAGAAAAAGGAAAGTTTTTTGTTATTTCTTCACACCGAGAAGAGAATATTAATTCGGAAAAAAATTTTCGAGGATTAATGACCTCTCTAAATGCGATTGCTGAAAAATACCAATATCCGATCATCGTATCTACTCACCCACGTACACAGAACATGATCGATAAAATGCAAATTGAAATGCGTTCAGAAATTCAATTTCTGAAACCTTTGGGTTTTCATGATTACAATGCGCTACAAAAAGATGCTTATGCCGTATTATCCGATTCAGGAACGATTTCTGAAGAATCTTCTATCTTGAATTTCCGAGCTTTGAACATTCGTCAAGCACATGAACGACCTGAGGCAATGGAAGAGGCTTCTGTTATGATGGTAGGGTTATCCCCAGAACGCATTTTGCAAGGCTTAACCCAAGTGTTACAGCAAGAGGTGGGAACCCATAGAAATTTTAGATCTGTGGCTGATTATTCTATGCCTAATGTTTCTCAAAAAGTGGTTCGGATTATTATTTCCTATACGGATTATATTAAGAGGACTGTATGGTCTGAAGAAATTTAG
- a CDS encoding NAD-dependent epimerase/dehydratase family protein, whose protein sequence is MIKIGITGQNGFVGKHLFNTLGLYPEEFERIDFRKDFFENIQELDAFVAKCDVIVHLAAMNRHESEQVIYDTNIALAEKLIDALKRTNSQTHVLISSSTQEERDNLYGKSKKEGRQAIVNWANDHGGKATGLIIPNVFGAFGKPFYNSFVATFCYQLTHGETPAIANDGEVKLIYVQELVDQIIQAIRSNVSIPELFIEATSTKKVSEVLTLLNDYKTKYFDGGEIPIINNSFEHNLFNTYRAYIDHSIHFPVKFTQHIDPRGAFVEVIRLGIGGQCSFSTTVQGITRGNHYHTRKIERFAVIKGKALIQLRKIGTDEVLDFYLNGDEPAYVDMPIWYTHNIKNIGEEELYTIFWINEPFNPEDADTYFETV, encoded by the coding sequence ATGATAAAAATTGGAATTACAGGCCAAAATGGTTTTGTCGGTAAACATTTATTCAATACTTTAGGATTGTATCCAGAAGAATTTGAAAGAATTGATTTTAGAAAGGACTTCTTTGAAAATATTCAAGAGTTGGACGCTTTTGTTGCAAAATGTGATGTAATAGTACATTTGGCAGCTATGAATCGCCATGAATCAGAACAAGTAATTTATGATACAAATATTGCACTGGCTGAAAAGTTAATTGATGCCTTAAAAAGGACTAATTCGCAGACACATGTATTAATTTCATCTTCGACTCAAGAAGAACGTGACAATTTATATGGGAAATCTAAAAAAGAAGGTCGACAAGCGATTGTTAATTGGGCAAATGATCATGGAGGAAAGGCAACGGGTTTAATTATTCCTAATGTATTCGGTGCTTTTGGTAAACCTTTCTATAATTCTTTTGTTGCTACATTCTGTTATCAATTAACACATGGTGAAACACCGGCAATAGCTAATGATGGAGAAGTAAAGCTTATTTATGTACAGGAACTTGTTGATCAGATTATTCAAGCGATTCGATCTAACGTGAGTATTCCGGAATTATTTATAGAAGCTACGTCTACTAAAAAGGTTTCTGAAGTTTTAACATTGCTAAATGATTATAAAACAAAATATTTTGATGGTGGTGAGATTCCTATAATCAATAATTCTTTTGAACATAATTTATTTAACACCTATCGTGCTTATATCGATCATAGTATACATTTTCCAGTAAAGTTCACACAGCATATAGACCCTAGAGGAGCATTTGTTGAGGTTATTCGTTTGGGTATTGGTGGCCAATGTTCTTTTTCTACTACTGTACAGGGAATTACACGGGGAAATCATTATCACACGCGTAAGATTGAGCGATTTGCTGTAATAAAAGGAAAGGCACTGATTCAACTAAGAAAAATCGGCACTGATGAAGTATTGGATTTTTATTTAAATGGTGATGAACCTGCTTATGTGGATATGCCGATTTGGTATACTCATAATATCAAAAATATAGGAGAGGAAGAACTTTATACGATCTTCTGGATTAACGAACCATTTAATCCAGAAGATGCAGATACTTATTTTGAAACTGTCTAA
- a CDS encoding acyltransferase: MFGPNVTIRGGNHGSHIVGKYMFDYVNADKLETDDQDVFIEDDVWVGTNVTILKGVTIRKGTIIAAGSVVAKSTEEYAVYGGVPARKLKPRFTDEELTQHKDLLNLKN, from the coding sequence ATGTTTGGACCGAATGTTACCATTAGAGGAGGAAATCATGGTTCACATATTGTTGGTAAATATATGTTTGATTATGTAAATGCAGACAAACTGGAAACAGATGACCAAGATGTATTTATTGAGGACGATGTATGGGTTGGTACGAATGTAACAATCTTAAAAGGTGTAACGATTAGGAAAGGAACAATTATTGCAGCAGGAAGTGTCGTTGCAAAAAGCACAGAAGAATATGCTGTTTATGGGGGTGTACCAGCACGGAAACTGAAGCCTAGATTTACAGATGAAGAATTGACGCAACATAAGGATTTATTAAATTTGAAGAACTAA
- a CDS encoding glycosyltransferase family 4 protein translates to MRKNIIFLTLVEINSVEERGIYQDLLRKFRDEGHDVTIVTPVERRKGIATNFKQKEGISILEVKTFNIQKTNIIEKGIGTIAIEYQYLFAIKKYLSNKKFDLILYSTPPITFGKVIQFIKAKDAAYSYLLLKDIFPQNAVDMKMLKKGGLIHSQFLKKEKKLYEISDFIGCMSPANVAFVLKHNPTIDASKVEVNPNTIEPISFSYSTEEKNEIRKKYGIPIWKKVFVYGGNLGKPQGLDFLLQTIKEIKYDNIFFLIVGDGTEFAKMKKWFDEYQPGNAKLLQKLPKQDYDKLLASCDVGLIFLDRNFQIPNFPSRLLSYLEMKMPVIAATDPNTDIGDIIEQRNCGFKVHSGNIEEMDVAINQLLDEDYLKLLGNNAEKLLLTEYTVSRSYQLIREKLNHV, encoded by the coding sequence ATGAGAAAGAATATTATTTTTTTAACGTTGGTGGAGATAAATTCTGTTGAAGAAAGAGGAATTTATCAAGATTTATTACGAAAGTTTCGAGATGAAGGACATGATGTTACCATAGTAACTCCTGTTGAACGTCGTAAAGGAATAGCAACTAATTTTAAGCAGAAAGAAGGAATATCTATTCTTGAAGTTAAGACTTTTAATATTCAAAAAACTAATATTATTGAAAAAGGTATTGGTACGATAGCAATCGAATACCAATACCTTTTTGCTATAAAGAAGTATCTTAGTAATAAGAAATTTGACCTAATTTTATATTCGACTCCTCCTATTACTTTTGGAAAAGTAATTCAGTTTATTAAAGCAAAAGATGCTGCTTATAGTTATCTACTACTGAAGGATATCTTTCCACAAAATGCTGTTGATATGAAGATGTTGAAAAAAGGGGGATTGATTCATTCTCAATTTCTTAAAAAAGAGAAAAAGTTATATGAAATTTCAGATTTTATTGGCTGTATGTCTCCTGCCAATGTTGCTTTTGTCCTCAAGCATAATCCAACTATAGATGCTTCTAAAGTGGAGGTTAATCCAAATACTATAGAACCTATTTCATTTTCATATTCAACTGAAGAGAAGAATGAGATACGTAAAAAGTATGGTATACCTATATGGAAAAAAGTTTTTGTTTATGGAGGGAATTTAGGAAAACCGCAAGGATTGGATTTTCTGTTGCAAACTATTAAGGAAATAAAATATGATAATATCTTCTTTTTAATTGTTGGCGATGGTACTGAGTTTGCAAAAATGAAAAAATGGTTTGATGAATACCAGCCCGGAAATGCTAAATTATTGCAAAAATTACCAAAACAAGATTATGATAAATTGTTAGCATCTTGTGATGTTGGTTTGATTTTTTTAGATAGGAATTTTCAGATACCAAATTTCCCATCGCGTTTATTGTCTTATTTAGAGATGAAAATGCCCGTTATTGCGGCAACTGATCCAAATACCGATATTGGGGATATAATTGAACAGAGGAATTGTGGCTTTAAAGTTCATTCAGGAAATATAGAAGAGATGGACGTTGCAATCAATCAATTATTAGATGAGGATTATTTAAAGCTCCTTGGCAATAATGCTGAGAAGTTATTACTTACAGAATATACGGTAAGTCGGTCTTATCAATTAATTAGAGAAAAATTAAATCATGTATAA
- the rfbA gene encoding glucose-1-phosphate thymidylyltransferase RfbA: MKGIILAGGSGTRLHPLTLAVSKQLMPVYDKPMIYYPLSTLMLAGINEILIISTPQDLPHFQKLLGDGTQIGCKFSYKEQPSPDGLAQAFILGEEFIGNDKVALILGDNIFYGSGMSKLLQSCADPDGGVVFAYPVYDPERYGVVEFDGENKVVSIEEKPKFPKSNYAVPGLYFYDNDVVKIAKNITPSHRGELEITDINKEYLKKDKLKVGVFDRGTAWLDTGTIQSLMQAGQFVQVIEERQGMKIGAIEEVAYRMGYINKEQLNRVAEPLRKSGYGEYLLKMV, from the coding sequence ATGAAAGGAATTATACTAGCTGGTGGTTCAGGCACGCGTCTCCACCCATTGACATTAGCTGTTAGTAAACAGTTGATGCCAGTATATGATAAACCCATGATATATTATCCATTGTCTACATTAATGCTGGCTGGGATAAATGAAATTCTAATTATTTCTACACCACAAGATTTACCCCATTTTCAAAAACTGTTGGGAGATGGAACACAAATTGGATGTAAGTTTTCATATAAGGAACAACCTTCTCCAGATGGACTCGCTCAGGCATTTATATTAGGAGAAGAATTTATTGGAAATGATAAAGTGGCCTTGATTTTAGGAGATAATATTTTTTATGGTTCAGGTATGTCTAAGTTGTTACAGTCATGTGCGGATCCAGATGGTGGGGTCGTATTTGCTTATCCAGTATATGATCCGGAACGTTATGGTGTTGTTGAATTTGATGGAGAGAATAAAGTCGTTTCAATAGAGGAAAAGCCAAAATTTCCAAAATCAAATTATGCAGTACCAGGTTTATATTTTTATGATAATGATGTGGTTAAGATTGCAAAAAATATAACTCCATCTCATAGAGGAGAATTGGAAATTACAGATATAAATAAAGAGTATCTAAAGAAAGATAAGTTGAAGGTTGGTGTTTTTGATCGAGGTACAGCTTGGCTGGATACGGGAACTATCCAATCATTAATGCAGGCAGGGCAATTTGTTCAAGTTATTGAAGAACGTCAGGGGATGAAGATTGGAGCTATTGAAGAAGTTGCTTATAGAATGGGTTATATAAATAAAGAACAACTCAACAGGGTTGCGGAACCATTACGTAAGAGTGGGTATGGTGAATATTTGTTGAAAATGGTATGA
- a CDS encoding WxcM-like domain-containing protein, which produces MINFITGGIAKDTRGQIRFVNDFDMSLVKRFYIIKNVDLTLVRGWRAHRIEQRWFYLLSGSFVIDIVKIDNWETAAADLSVERLVLKTDENQVLHLSTGYATAFQALEENSELLVFSDYGIENAPKDDYTYPLDYFINRK; this is translated from the coding sequence ATGATAAATTTTATAACTGGGGGAATCGCTAAGGATACAAGAGGTCAAATTCGTTTCGTGAATGATTTTGATATGTCTTTGGTCAAAAGATTTTATATCATCAAAAATGTAGACTTAACACTTGTTAGAGGGTGGAGGGCACATCGCATTGAACAACGTTGGTTTTACTTGCTTTCAGGTTCTTTTGTGATTGATATTGTGAAAATTGATAATTGGGAGACAGCCGCTGCAGATTTATCTGTTGAACGCTTGGTCTTGAAAACCGATGAAAATCAGGTGTTACATTTATCTACAGGCTATGCAACAGCTTTTCAAGCATTAGAAGAAAATTCAGAATTATTGGTTTTTTCAGATTATGGGATAGAAAATGCACCTAAAGATGATTACACTTATCCCTTGGATTATTTTATAAATAGAAAATGA
- a CDS encoding sugar transferase, with the protein MYKIFFKRFFDFFIAFVGLLVLSPIFIVVTIGLYFANQGKPFFLQARPGLNETIFKIIKFKTMNDKKDNDNNLLPDADRLTSIGAFVRKTSLDEIPQLINVLKGDMSLIGPRPLLPEYLPLYNSTQARRHEVRPGITGWAQVNGRNAISWKQKFDFDVWYVDNLSIIIDTKILYLTIVKVVKREGISAEGVVTAEAFKGNK; encoded by the coding sequence ATGTATAAAATTTTTTTTAAACGCTTTTTCGATTTTTTTATAGCTTTTGTTGGCTTATTGGTTTTGTCGCCAATTTTTATTGTCGTTACAATTGGATTGTACTTCGCCAATCAAGGTAAACCTTTCTTTTTACAAGCGCGTCCAGGGTTGAATGAAACAATCTTTAAGATCATCAAATTTAAGACCATGAATGATAAGAAGGATAATGATAACAATTTGCTTCCAGACGCGGACCGCCTGACTTCAATTGGGGCTTTTGTACGTAAAACGTCCCTAGATGAGATACCTCAATTGATTAATGTCTTGAAAGGTGATATGTCTTTAATTGGCCCACGCCCTCTATTACCGGAATATCTTCCCTTGTACAATTCAACCCAAGCACGACGCCATGAAGTAAGACCTGGTATTACTGGATGGGCACAGGTTAATGGAAGGAATGCCATTTCATGGAAACAAAAATTTGATTTCGATGTTTGGTATGTGGATAATCTTTCAATAATTATAGATACAAAAATATTATATTTGACTATAGTAAAAGTGGTAAAACGAGAAGGTATTTCTGCCGAAGGCGTAGTTACTGCAGAAGCATTTAAAGGAAATAAATAA
- a CDS encoding EpsG family protein, whose amino-acid sequence MIYFVIFFIALFLFLRYVNSTSKSEGRVPYTLLCIMLVILSALRYRVGGDSLYYFDIFDSYPTLLTLSSYDFINSEYNLGWIVFNATVKSIGNSFYFFQFFHALIVNAIIFYFIQKYAKNKFLTVSFYLFFYFFYFNMEILRESLAIVIFLLAIPHLLEKKWLIYILYCLLAYLFHSSALILFVLPIFARKMEIKYQVILLVMLAAVINFISLDNLLGSVFGSFSFAQRASRNYLNKEMSIMGILIPLLKMFAFFIIYIIAQRKKICLDHPLIIFVSPFIILGLLASFIPGVYRFLNYLAIPMLIYTVDILYSLIRTKNKRSISLVKVLSCFLILVLLQLQYLTRDMSQYTQNKSIFFNRYLPYHSIFNEQIDQTRENIFYNSMGVDR is encoded by the coding sequence ATGATTTATTTTGTCATTTTTTTTATAGCACTTTTTTTATTTTTACGTTATGTAAATTCCACTTCTAAGTCAGAGGGAAGGGTTCCTTATACACTATTATGTATAATGCTAGTGATTCTTTCAGCATTGCGATATAGGGTAGGAGGTGATTCATTATATTATTTTGACATATTTGATTCTTATCCTACCTTACTAACATTAAGTTCTTATGATTTTATTAATTCAGAATATAATTTAGGTTGGATTGTTTTTAATGCAACTGTAAAATCAATAGGTAATAGTTTTTATTTTTTTCAGTTTTTTCATGCATTAATTGTAAACGCTATTATATTCTATTTTATCCAGAAGTATGCTAAAAATAAATTTCTAACAGTCTCTTTTTATTTATTTTTCTACTTTTTCTATTTTAATATGGAAATTCTTAGAGAATCGTTAGCTATAGTTATTTTTCTATTAGCAATTCCACATTTATTAGAAAAAAAATGGTTAATATATATCTTATATTGCTTATTAGCGTATCTATTTCATAGTTCTGCACTTATTTTATTCGTTCTGCCAATTTTTGCAAGAAAAATGGAAATAAAATATCAAGTTATTTTATTAGTCATGTTAGCAGCAGTGATTAACTTTATTTCCTTAGATAATCTTCTGGGATCTGTTTTTGGATCATTTTCTTTCGCTCAAAGGGCATCTAGAAATTATTTGAATAAGGAAATGAGTATCATGGGAATTCTGATCCCATTGTTAAAAATGTTTGCTTTCTTTATTATTTATATAATTGCACAACGGAAAAAGATTTGTCTTGACCATCCTTTAATTATTTTCGTAAGTCCTTTTATTATATTAGGGTTACTGGCCTCATTTATTCCTGGTGTATATCGCTTCCTGAATTACCTCGCAATTCCGATGTTAATTTATACGGTAGATATCTTATACAGTCTAATACGTACTAAAAATAAAAGATCAATATCCTTAGTCAAGGTATTATCTTGTTTCTTAATATTAGTTTTATTACAATTACAATATCTTACTCGAGATATGTCACAATATACACAGAACAAAAGCATTTTTTTCAATAGATATTTACCATATCATTCTATTTTTAATGAACAGATTGATCAAACAAGAGAAAATATATTTTACAATTCAATGGGAGTAGATCGATGA
- a CDS encoding polysaccharide biosynthesis protein has protein sequence MKIKDKILLITGGTGSFGTAVLNRFLQTDHFKEIRIFSRDEKKQDDMRNLYKNDKIKYYIGDVRDYSSVEPATRGVDYVFHAAALKQVPSCEFFPMQAVKTNVEGTQNVIRAAASNGVKKVICLSTDKAAYPINAMGISKAMMEKVAVAEARNLTDTVVCLTRYGNVMASRGSVIPLFLNQIQKGEPITITDPNMSRFFMSLEDAVDLVLFAFEHANPGDLFVNKAPAGSIGDLAKALIELTGKEVPVKIIGTRHGEKLYETLCTREEMMKAEDMGDFYRVPADNRDLNYAKYFSEGEQDVSKIEDYHSHNTEQQGVEGLKKLISTLPLIKKEVFGEDVIQYPY, from the coding sequence ATGAAAATTAAAGATAAAATTTTATTAATTACAGGAGGCACTGGTTCATTTGGAACAGCTGTGTTAAATCGTTTTTTGCAAACGGATCATTTTAAGGAAATTCGCATTTTCTCACGTGATGAGAAAAAGCAAGATGATATGCGCAACCTTTATAAAAACGATAAGATCAAATATTATATCGGAGATGTACGTGATTATTCTTCAGTAGAACCAGCTACAAGAGGAGTGGATTATGTTTTTCATGCCGCTGCGTTAAAACAAGTTCCTTCATGCGAGTTTTTTCCGATGCAAGCGGTTAAAACTAACGTAGAAGGTACACAAAATGTTATTCGTGCTGCAGCTTCAAATGGTGTGAAAAAAGTGATTTGTCTATCCACAGATAAGGCCGCTTATCCCATTAATGCGATGGGAATCTCAAAAGCAATGATGGAGAAAGTAGCAGTAGCTGAAGCTCGTAATTTGACAGATACCGTCGTTTGCCTGACCCGTTATGGTAATGTAATGGCCTCAAGAGGATCCGTAATTCCATTGTTCTTAAATCAGATTCAAAAGGGAGAGCCGATCACGATAACGGATCCAAATATGTCCCGCTTTTTCATGTCTTTAGAAGATGCTGTTGATTTGGTTTTATTTGCCTTCGAACATGCTAACCCTGGAGATTTATTTGTCAATAAAGCCCCCGCTGGTTCTATTGGCGATTTAGCAAAAGCTTTAATTGAATTGACGGGAAAAGAAGTGCCCGTGAAAATTATTGGAACTCGCCATGGAGAAAAACTGTATGAAACGCTTTGTACCCGTGAAGAAATGATGAAAGCAGAGGATATGGGAGATTTCTATCGTGTTCCTGCAGATAATAGAGACTTGAATTATGCGAAGTATTTTTCTGAAGGAGAGCAAGATGTTTCGAAAATTGAAGATTATCATTCTCATAATACGGAACAACAAGGTGTGGAGGGTTTAAAAAAATTAATTTCGACCTTACCCTTAATTAAGAAAGAAGTATTTGGTGAAGACGTTATACAATATCCATATTAG
- the rfbD gene encoding dTDP-4-dehydrorhamnose reductase produces MKVLVTGANGQLGSELKDVFHTKIGYECYFLDRTQLPLDQQFIIQDILAIYQPDIIIHAGAYTAVDKAESDQVMAESVNHFASEEIAQYCHLQNIRLIAISTDYVFDGNSNTPLKEDASVSPINVYGETKLKGEQAIQKWCPDAIIIRTSWVYSTYGNNFVKTMLRLMNERDEISVINDQIGSPTYAKDLAQAILTIIESSKWIAGIYNYSNEGEISWYDFAMAIREIKSLDCKINPIPTTQYPTPAARPKFSLLDKMKIKTTFGITIPDWKNSLNHMLNNIV; encoded by the coding sequence ATGAAAGTATTAGTTACTGGTGCTAACGGTCAATTAGGGAGTGAGCTAAAAGATGTATTCCATACCAAGATTGGTTATGAGTGTTATTTTTTGGATCGAACACAACTTCCACTAGATCAGCAATTTATTATACAGGATATACTCGCTATTTATCAACCTGATATTATCATACATGCAGGGGCATATACTGCTGTGGATAAGGCGGAGTCAGATCAAGTAATGGCAGAATCAGTTAATCATTTTGCCTCAGAAGAGATTGCTCAGTATTGTCACTTACAAAATATCCGTTTAATAGCTATTTCAACAGATTATGTCTTTGATGGTAATTCCAATACACCATTGAAGGAGGATGCCTCCGTCAGCCCAATTAATGTATACGGAGAAACGAAATTAAAAGGAGAACAAGCAATACAAAAATGGTGTCCTGATGCAATAATAATTCGCACATCTTGGGTTTACTCGACATATGGAAATAATTTTGTAAAGACCATGTTGCGATTGATGAATGAACGAGATGAAATTTCTGTTATTAACGATCAAATTGGATCTCCAACTTATGCAAAGGATTTGGCTCAAGCCATCCTCACCATAATAGAATCTTCAAAATGGATAGCAGGGATATATAATTATTCAAACGAAGGAGAAATTTCTTGGTATGATTTTGCCATGGCAATTCGTGAAATAAAAAGTTTAGATTGTAAAATTAATCCTATACCTACAACTCAATATCCTACTCCAGCAGCAAGACCCAAATTTTCTCTTTTAGATAAAATGAAAATAAAAACTACATTTGGGATAACAATACCGGATTGGAAAAATAGTTTAAATCATATGCTGAATAATATAGTTTAA
- a CDS encoding glycosyltransferase family 4 protein, which yields MKKILLISPLPPPIGGIASWTVNILNYFNEYSNPEYKLLHLNSSMKFRSITSVSIFSRILYGILNFIIFFVKFLFNILKNPNICHITSSASLGLCKDLVFVLICKIFGIRTVIHYRFGRIPDLEKQKNWEWKLLRTINRVANHVIVLDARSLSTLMRYGDNISLIGNPISPELMIFKDKYTKEENDNLLFVGHVTRKKGIFELFNALEAIKPNCETYIVGPFEEGVRSELEQIYNSKDKVTFHGALTKDQVYKMMIESKMLILPSYTEGFPNVIIEGMALGCAIIATSVGAIPEMLGENRGLVIPPKDIDSLTKSVEVLLHNDAMRNSLSVNAEKYALENYSMESIVKKLEKIWL from the coding sequence ATGAAAAAGATATTATTAATATCACCATTACCCCCACCAATTGGGGGAATTGCAAGTTGGACAGTTAATATTTTAAACTATTTTAATGAATATTCAAATCCAGAATATAAACTGTTACATTTAAATAGTTCTATGAAGTTTCGTAGCATTACATCTGTTTCAATCTTCTCAAGGATATTGTATGGTATTTTGAATTTTATTATATTTTTTGTTAAGTTTCTTTTTAATATTCTAAAAAATCCAAATATATGTCATATTACTTCAAGTGCTTCTTTAGGTTTATGTAAAGATTTGGTGTTTGTATTGATATGTAAGATTTTTGGTATTCGAACCGTTATTCATTATAGATTTGGTCGTATTCCTGATTTGGAGAAGCAAAAAAATTGGGAATGGAAACTTCTACGAACGATCAATCGTGTTGCTAATCATGTAATTGTATTAGATGCTCGAAGTTTATCTACATTGATGAGATATGGCGATAATATTTCATTAATTGGGAATCCGATTTCCCCTGAACTTATGATTTTTAAGGACAAGTATACTAAAGAAGAAAATGACAATCTATTATTCGTTGGACACGTTACACGTAAGAAAGGTATTTTTGAACTTTTTAATGCTTTGGAAGCAATTAAACCTAATTGTGAGACTTACATCGTCGGACCTTTTGAAGAAGGTGTAAGGAGTGAATTAGAACAAATATATAACTCCAAAGATAAAGTTACATTCCACGGGGCTTTAACGAAAGATCAGGTTTATAAAATGATGATTGAGTCCAAGATGTTGATTTTACCATCTTATACTGAAGGTTTTCCAAATGTAATTATAGAGGGTATGGCACTGGGTTGTGCTATAATTGCTACGTCTGTTGGGGCAATTCCAGAAATGTTAGGTGAAAATCGAGGTCTTGTAATTCCTCCTAAAGACATAGATAGTCTTACAAAATCAGTTGAAGTGTTGTTACATAATGATGCAATGAGAAATTCACTATCTGTCAATGCAGAAAAGTATGCATTGGAAAATTATTCGATGGAAAGTATCGTTAAAAAATTAGAAAAAATTTGGTTATGA
- the rfbC gene encoding dTDP-4-dehydrorhamnose 3,5-epimerase, with protein sequence MKVKETKLQGCFILEPNKFGDSRGYFFESFNEQTFNQLTGTSTHFVQDNQSFSSRGVLRGLHAQEGEYAQAKLVRVLKGTVLDVAVDARIGSPTFGQHVAVELSEENNLQLFIPRGFLHGFVVLSEKATFFYKCDNFYNKAAECGVKFDDPALEINWVLPHEDMIISDKDAILPSFKTIFG encoded by the coding sequence ATGAAAGTAAAAGAAACAAAACTACAAGGATGTTTTATTCTAGAGCCAAATAAATTTGGCGATAGTAGGGGCTATTTTTTTGAAAGTTTTAATGAACAAACCTTTAATCAGTTAACAGGTACTAGTACTCATTTTGTTCAAGATAATCAATCCTTTTCAAGTCGAGGAGTACTTCGAGGTTTGCATGCGCAAGAGGGAGAGTATGCTCAAGCGAAATTGGTTCGAGTTCTTAAGGGAACTGTACTTGATGTCGCAGTTGATGCTCGCATTGGGTCTCCAACTTTTGGACAACATGTTGCTGTAGAATTGTCTGAAGAAAATAACCTTCAACTATTTATTCCTCGTGGATTTTTACATGGATTTGTCGTATTATCGGAAAAAGCAACGTTCTTTTATAAATGTGATAACTTTTACAATAAAGCAGCTGAATGTGGTGTAAAGTTCGATGATCCTGCATTAGAAATTAATTGGGTATTACCACATGAAGATATGATTATTTCAGATAAGGATGCAATTTTACCTTCTTTTAAAACAATATTTGGATAA